One window from the genome of Microcebus murinus isolate Inina chromosome X, M.murinus_Inina_mat1.0, whole genome shotgun sequence encodes:
- the LOC142865848 gene encoding neuronal migration protein doublecortin: protein MELDFGHFDERDKASRNMRGSRMNGLPSPTHSAHCSFYRTRTLQALSNEKKAKKVRFYRNGDRYFKGIVYAVSSDRFRSFDALLADLTRSLSDNINLPQGVRYIYTIDGSRKIGSMDELEEGESYVCSSDNFFKKVEYTKNVNPNWSVNVKTSANMKAPQSLASSNSAQARENKDFVRPKLVTIIRSGVKPRKAVRVLLNKKTAHSFEQVLTDITEAIKLETGVVKKLYTLDGKQVCTFSKYSSYFF, encoded by the exons ATGGAACTTGATTTTGGACACTTTGACGAAAGAGATAAGGCATCCAGGAACATGCGAGGGTCCCGGATGAACGGGCTGCCTAGCCCCACTCACAGCGCCCACTGTAGCTTCTACCGAACCAGAACCTTGCAGGCACTGAGCAATGAGAAGAAAGCCAAGAAGGTACGTTTCTACCGCAATGGGGACCGCTACTTCAAGGGGATTGTGTACGCTGTGTCCTCTGACCGTTTTCGCAGCTTTGACGCTTTGCTGGCTGACCTGACTCGATCTCTGTCTGACAATATCAACCTGCCTCAGGGAGTGCGTTACATTTACACCATTGATGGATCCAGGAAGATCGGAAGCATGGATGAACTGGAGGAAG GGGAAAGCTATGTCTGTTCCTCAGACAACTTCTTTAAAAAGGTGGAGTACACCAAGAATGTCAATCCCAACTGGTCTGTCAACGTAAAGACATCTGCCAATATGAAAGCTCCCCAGTCTCTGGCTAGCAGCAACAGTGCCCAGGCCAGGGAGAATAAGGACTTTGTGCGCCCCAAGCTGGTGACCATCATCCGCAGTGGGGTGAAGCCTCGGAAGGCGGTGCGTGTGCTTCTGAACAAGAAGACAGCCCACTCATTTGAGCAAGTCCTCACTGATATCACTGAAGCCATCAAACTAGAGACCGGAGTTGTCAAAAAACTCTACACTCTGGATGGAAAACAGGTATGTACTTTTTCAAAGTactcttcttattttttctaa